A part of Brassica rapa cultivar Chiifu-401-42 chromosome A05, CAAS_Brap_v3.01, whole genome shotgun sequence genomic DNA contains:
- the LOC103870150 gene encoding multiple organellar RNA editing factor 8, chloroplastic/mitochondrial-like — translation MEEKQGTSREVRLQLPKVLLSDERNKDFRGEPLIDGKAVSYDHKYHVQEERIRNKATANFARRRNYERIIANVARGSPPQCPPPMGDSAPPPPPMEQNYEAPPPPNMGGQRPQPNYVEAPAQNNRGGAPTQNNMGRAPAQNNRGEGPPNAGCSRNNNNDQEQSGGTQQAQHQNNYPPKRAGSGNPYQG, via the exons ATGGAGGAGAAACAAGGAACAAGCCGCGAGGTGAGATTAC AGTTGCCAAAGGTGCTTCTTTCTGATGAGAGGAACAAAGACTTCCGAG GGGAACCTCTCATCGATGGGAAAGCTGTTTCTTATGATCATAAGTACCACGTCCAAGAGGAACGGATAAGGAACAAGGCTACAGCAAACTTTGCTAGACGCAGAAACTATGAGAGGATAATAGCGAACGTGGCAAGAGGCTCTCCTCCCCAATGTCCACCTCCTATGGGTGACTCTGCACCCCCTCCACCTCCCATGGAGCAGAATTACGAGGCACCACCACCACCGAACATGGGAGGACAAAGGCCTCAACCAAACTATGTAGAAGCACCAGCGCAGAACAACAGGGGAGGAGCACCAACGCAGAACAACATGGGAAGAGCACCAGCGCAGAACAACAGGGGAGAAGGTCCACCAAATGCAGGATGTTCACGTAATAACAACAACGACCAGGAGCAGAGTGGTGGAACGCAGCAGGCACAGCACCAGAACAACTATCCACCTAAACGAGCTGGCAGCGGGAACCCATACCAGGGTTAA